A genomic window from Oreochromis niloticus isolate F11D_XX unplaced genomic scaffold, O_niloticus_UMD_NMBU tig00000024_pilon, whole genome shotgun sequence includes:
- the LOC102082418 gene encoding tripartite motif-containing protein 29-like has protein sequence MTCIKNCWNEKEPQLPSVQEDFHIAACPGENTILCELVEDVKKAGLPATSSDHAYAGPGDVACDFCSGRKRKASKSCLVCMASYCEHHLQPHYNVAPFKKHKLINDASKLQENICPHHDEVMKIFCRTDQQCICYLCLMDEHKDHETVSAAAERAERQKGIETNRQSVQQRIQNREKDVKVLQEEVKAINLSTDKALRQSEKMFKDLISLVQRKSSEVKQKIRSKQKAEQKRVKELQEKIEQEIRDLRRRDTELQQLSLTEDHLHFLKNYSSLSHLSASTNVPTTTMLLCSTLRM, from the coding sequence ATGACATGTATCAAAAACTGCTGGAATGAGAAGGAACCACAGCTGCCATCGGTGCAGGAAGACTTTCACATCGCGGCCTGTCCTGGTGAAAACACCATTTTATGTGAGCTAGTGGAAGACGTAAAGAAAGCAGGACTTCCAGCTACTTCATCTGATCATGCCTATGCTGGACCTGGAGATGTGGCCTGTGATTTCTGTTCTGGGAGAAAGCGGAAAGCCTCCAAGTCCTGCCTGGTGTGTATGGCCTCTTATTGTGAGCATCACCTTCAGCCTCACTACAACGTAGCtccatttaagaaacacaagctgATTAATGACGCTTCAAAACTTCAGGAGAACATCTGCCCTCAccatgatgaggtgatgaagatcTTCTGCCGCACTGATCAGCAGTGTATCTGTTATCTTTGTTTAATGGATGAACACAAAGACCATGAGACAGTGTCAGCTGCAGCGGAAAGAGCTGAGAGGCAGAAAGGGATTGAAACAAATAGACAAAGTGTCCAACAGAGAATCCagaacagagagaaagatgtgaaggtGCTTCAAGAGGAGGTGAAGGCTATCAATCTTTCTACTGATAAAGCTTTGAGGCAATCTGAGAAGATGTTCAAAGACTTGATCAGTCTTGTTCAGAGAAAAAGCTCTGAGGTGAAGCAGAAGATCAGATCCaagcaaaaagctgaacagAAAAgagtcaaagagcttcaggAGAAAATAGAGCAGGAGATCAGAGATCTGAGGAGGAGAGACACTGAACTGCAGCAGCTCTCACTGACTGAGGATCACCTCCATTTTCTGAAAAACTACTCCTCACTGTCACATCTGAGTGCATCTACAAACGTACCCACTACAACAATGTTACTCTGCAgtactttgaggatgtga
- the LOC109197986 gene encoding tripartite motif-containing protein 16-like → MAQQTIQLDQEKLSCSICLDLLKDPVTIPCGHSYCMSCIKTYWDEKETHSCPQCRKTYTVRPVLVKNSIFAELVEDVKKAGPAASSDHAYAGPEDVACDFCSGRKLKASKSCLVCMASYCEQHLQPHYNVAPLKKHKLVKATSKLQENICPRHDEVMKIFCRTDQQCICYLCLMDEHKDHVTVSAAAERAEKQKDLAGNRQNIQQRIQDREKDMRVLHEEVKAINLSADKTVKESEELVKDLINLIEKKSSEVKQKIRSKQKTEQNRVKELQEKLEQEIRELRRRDTELEQLSLTEDHLHFLKSYSSLSHLSASTNVPTISVQPQQYFKDMMLEASHLRNKLQAALSEEPTNTCQKMTQVDLKEPVTRHEFLEYACQITLDPKTANPYLSLSMSNRKAMLTQVEHLVSSHPKRFLPWWQVMSSDGLTGCCYWEVKWSGKVLIAVAYNDISRTGSRIKCGFGNNEKSWALECGTGNYVFRHNSISTLISGPQSSRIGVYLDHRAGTLSFYSVTKTMNLLHRVQTRFTQPLYPGFWLGAFVGATVELCKLK, encoded by the coding sequence ATGGCACAGCAGACGATTCAGCTGGATCAAGAAAAATTGAGCTGTTCCATCTGTCTGGATCTCCTAAAGGATCCAGTCACTATTCCCTGTGGGCACAGCTACTGCATGAGCTGTATCAAAACATATTGGGACGAGAAGGAAACCCACAGTTGCCCCCAGTGCAGGAAGACTTATACAGTGAGGCCTGTCCTGGTGAAAAACAGCATATTTGCTGAGTTAGTGGAGGACGTAAAGAAAGCAGGACCAGCTGCTTCATCTGATCATGcctatgctggacctgaagacGTGGCCTGTGATTTCTGTTCTGGGAGGAAGCTGAAAGCCTCCAAGTCCTGCCTGGTGTGTATGGCTTCTTACTGTGAGCAGCACCTCCAGCCTCACTACAACGTAGCTCCActaaagaaacacaagctggtcAAAGCCACTTCAAAGCTTCAGGAGAACATCTGCCCTCGccatgatgaggtgatgaagatcTTCTGCCGCACTGATCAGCAGtgtatctgttatctctgctTAATGGATGAACACAAAGACCATGTCACAGtgtcagctgcagcagaaagagcTGAGAAGCAGAAAGATCTAGCAGGGAATCGACAGAACATCCAACAGAGAatccaggacagagagaaagatatGAGGGTGCTTCATGAGGAGGTGAAGGCCATCAATCTTTCTGCTGATAAAACAGTGAAGGAGAGTGAGGAGTTGGTCAAAGACCTGATCAATCTAATTGAGAAAAAAAGCTCTGAGGTGAAGCAGAAGATTAGATCCAAGCAGAAAACTGAACAGAACAgagtcaaagagcttcaggAGAAGCTAGAGCAGGAGATCAGGGAGCTGAGGAGGAGAGACACTGaactggagcagctctcactgACTGAAGATCACCTCCATTTTCTGAAAAGCTACTCCTCACTGTCACATCTGAGTGCATCTACAAACGTACCCACTATCAGTGTTCAACCTCAACAGTACTTTAAGGATATGATGCTGGAAGCGTCACACCTCAGAAATAAACTACAGGCCGCTTTGAGTGAAGAGCCAACAAACACCTGTCAGAAAATGACTCAAGTGGATCTAAAAGAGCCCGTAACTAGACATGAGTTTTTGGAATACGCCTGTCAgatcacactggatccaaagACTGCAAATCCATATTTATCTCTGAGTATGAGCAACAGGAAGGCAATGCTGACGCAAGTCGAACACTTGGTTTCCAGTCATCCGAAAAGGTTCTTACCATGGTGGCAGGTGATGAGTTCTGATGGTCTGACTGGATGTTGTTACTGGGAAGTAAAGTGGAGTGGTAAAGTTTTAATTGCAGTTGCATACAATGACATTAGTAGAACAGGAAGCAGGATTAAATGTGGATTTGGAAATAATGAGAAATCGTGGGCACTGGAATGTGGGACTGGTAATTATGTATTCAGACACAACAGCATTTCCACTTTAATCTCAGGCCCTCAATCATCCAGAATAGGAGTATATTTGGATCACAGGGCAGGAACTCTTTCTTTCTACAGCGTCACTAAGACCATGaatctcctccacagagtccagaccaggTTCACTCAGCCTCTCTATCCTGGTTTTTGGCTGGGAGCATTTGTTGGAGCCACTGTTGAGTTGTGTAAGTTAAAGTAG